The Pseudomonadota bacterium genome includes a region encoding these proteins:
- a CDS encoding SAM-dependent DNA methyltransferase yields MISQSQLESYLWGAATLLRGYIDAGDYKQFIFPLLFYKRLCDVYDEELADALEESGGDQEYAALPEQHRFQIPEDAHWKATRTKVKNVGKAIQDALRAIETANPDTLYGVFGDAQWTNKDRLPDRMLRELIEHFSSQTLSLSNCPEDELGVGYEFLIKKFADDSGHTAAEFYTNRTVVHLMTEMLEPKPGESIYDPTCGSAGMLLSAVAHLKRQNKEWRNLRLFGQERNLLTSAIGRMNLFLHGIEDFRIVRGDTLANPAFVEGDRLMQFDVVLANPPYSIKQWDRDAWSADPWGRNLYGTPPQGRADYAFWQHIIKSMKAKSGRCAILFPHGVLFRNEELAMREKLVAHDVVECVLGLGPNLFYNSPMEACVVICRMNKPKERRNKVLFINAVNEVTRERAQSFLTDDHIQRIVAAYQAFGDEDGFARVVGNDEIREKNSNLSIPLYVRSENGNGNGNGKQAAEEVSLKQTIANWQQSSMALRASMDELFSTLEKAEND; encoded by the coding sequence ATGATTTCCCAATCTCAACTCGAATCCTACCTCTGGGGCGCGGCCACCTTGCTGCGCGGCTACATTGATGCCGGGGACTACAAGCAGTTCATCTTCCCGCTGCTGTTCTACAAGCGCCTGTGCGACGTCTATGACGAGGAACTGGCCGATGCGTTGGAGGAGTCTGGCGGCGATCAGGAATACGCCGCGCTTCCCGAACAGCACCGCTTCCAGATCCCGGAAGACGCTCACTGGAAGGCCACCCGAACCAAGGTCAAGAACGTGGGCAAGGCCATTCAGGATGCCCTGCGGGCCATTGAGACGGCGAACCCAGACACCCTGTACGGGGTTTTCGGCGATGCCCAGTGGACCAACAAGGACCGCCTGCCGGACCGCATGCTGCGCGAGTTGATCGAGCATTTCAGCTCGCAGACGCTTTCACTCTCCAACTGCCCGGAGGATGAGCTGGGCGTGGGCTACGAGTTTCTGATCAAGAAGTTCGCCGACGATTCCGGCCATACCGCTGCGGAGTTCTATACCAACCGCACAGTGGTCCACCTGATGACCGAGATGCTCGAACCCAAACCGGGCGAGTCGATCTATGACCCCACCTGCGGGTCAGCGGGCATGTTGCTCTCCGCCGTCGCCCATCTGAAGCGGCAGAACAAGGAGTGGCGGAACCTGCGGCTGTTCGGCCAGGAGCGCAACCTGCTCACCTCGGCCATCGGCCGGATGAACCTGTTCCTGCACGGCATCGAGGACTTCCGCATCGTCCGGGGCGATACCCTGGCCAATCCAGCCTTTGTCGAAGGCGACCGGCTCATGCAGTTCGATGTGGTGCTGGCCAATCCGCCGTACTCCATCAAACAGTGGGACCGCGATGCCTGGTCCGCCGATCCATGGGGCCGGAACCTCTACGGCACCCCGCCCCAGGGCCGCGCCGACTATGCCTTCTGGCAGCACATCATCAAGAGCATGAAGGCCAAGAGCGGCCGTTGCGCCATCCTGTTTCCGCATGGTGTCCTCTTCCGCAATGAAGAACTGGCCATGCGCGAGAAGCTGGTCGCACACGACGTGGTGGAATGTGTGCTGGGCCTCGGTCCCAATCTCTTTTACAACTCGCCCATGGAAGCCTGCGTCGTCATCTGCCGCATGAACAAGCCAAAGGAGCGCAGGAACAAGGTGCTCTTCATCAACGCGGTGAACGAGGTGACCCGCGAGCGGGCACAGAGCTTCCTCACCGACGATCACATCCAGCGCATTGTCGCCGCCTACCAGGCTTTCGGTGACGAGGATGGCTTTGCCCGGGTGGTCGGCAATGACGAGATCCGGGAGAAAAACAGCAACCTCAGTATCCCACTTTATGTCCGGTCTGAAAACGGAAACGGAAACGGCAATGGCAAACAAGCGGCCGAAGAAGTCAGCCTCAAACAAACCATTGCGAACTGGCAACAAAGCTCGATGGCATTGCGAGCGTCAATGGACGAATTGTTTTCAACTCTAGAGAAAGCGGAAAATGATTAA
- a CDS encoding SAM-dependent DNA methyltransferase gives MSRKNGNNNSVDLDIGTLSGHLWEAANILRGPVDAADFKTYIFPLLFFKRLSDVYDEEYAVALEESDGDVEFAQFPENHRFQVPEGCHWKDVRAKSANIGHALQKAMRCIEQANPDTLHGIFGDAQWTNKDRLSDALLKDLIEHFSSLNLDNEHCKADILGQAYEYLIKKFADLTNKKAGEFYTPRSVVALMVRILAPKAGETIYDPACGTGGMLLEALHHVKEHGGDENLMLGKLYGQEKNLTTSSIARMNLFLHGAEDFHIERGDTLRLPAFYSGDSLATFDCVIANPPFSLEKWGDDVWINDPYGRNFAGLPPAKSGDFAWVQHMIKSMARKTGRMAVVLPHGVLFRMSKEGEIRRKLLEMDMLEAVIGLGQNIFYGTGLAPCVLVFRDSKPKAHRQKVLFIDASKEFKTGRAQNELLPEHVDNIHRWYEGYQDVEGICRVVTLDEIRENDFNLNIPRYVEPVIEEESITIDQAIANLKESLQAAYAAEDRLKALLEKEGLMA, from the coding sequence ATGAGCAGGAAGAACGGAAATAACAATTCAGTCGATCTGGATATCGGGACCCTCTCCGGACATCTCTGGGAGGCGGCCAATATCCTGCGTGGTCCTGTCGACGCGGCCGATTTCAAGACCTACATCTTCCCGCTGCTGTTCTTCAAGCGGCTCTCCGACGTCTATGACGAGGAGTATGCCGTGGCCCTGGAAGAGTCCGACGGCGACGTGGAATTTGCCCAGTTCCCCGAGAACCACCGGTTCCAGGTTCCGGAAGGCTGCCACTGGAAAGATGTCCGGGCTAAGAGCGCCAATATCGGCCATGCGCTCCAGAAGGCCATGCGCTGCATCGAGCAGGCTAACCCGGACACCCTGCACGGTATCTTCGGCGACGCTCAGTGGACCAATAAGGACCGCCTTTCGGACGCGCTGCTCAAGGACCTGATCGAACACTTCTCGTCGCTTAACCTGGACAATGAGCACTGCAAGGCGGACATTCTCGGCCAGGCCTATGAATACCTGATCAAGAAATTTGCCGACCTGACCAACAAGAAGGCCGGTGAATTCTATACCCCGCGTTCTGTGGTCGCGCTGATGGTTCGCATCCTTGCGCCCAAGGCCGGGGAAACCATCTATGACCCGGCCTGCGGGACCGGCGGCATGCTCCTCGAGGCGCTGCACCATGTCAAAGAGCATGGCGGCGACGAGAACCTCATGCTGGGCAAGCTCTACGGCCAGGAAAAAAACCTGACCACATCCTCCATCGCCCGGATGAACCTCTTTCTCCACGGCGCGGAAGATTTCCATATCGAACGTGGCGACACCCTGCGCTTGCCCGCCTTTTATTCAGGCGACAGCCTCGCCACCTTTGACTGCGTCATCGCCAATCCTCCCTTCTCCCTGGAAAAGTGGGGGGACGACGTCTGGATCAACGACCCCTACGGCCGCAACTTTGCCGGGCTGCCGCCAGCCAAGTCCGGCGACTTCGCCTGGGTCCAGCACATGATCAAGTCCATGGCCCGCAAGACCGGTCGCATGGCCGTGGTGCTTCCCCATGGTGTGTTGTTCCGCATGTCCAAGGAGGGAGAGATCCGGCGCAAGCTGCTGGAGATGGACATGCTCGAAGCGGTGATCGGTCTCGGCCAGAACATTTTCTACGGCACCGGTCTCGCGCCCTGCGTCCTGGTTTTCCGTGACAGCAAGCCCAAGGCCCACCGCCAGAAGGTGCTTTTCATCGACGCATCGAAGGAGTTCAAGACCGGCCGCGCCCAGAACGAGCTGCTGCCGGAACACGTGGACAACATCCATCGCTGGTACGAGGGCTATCAGGATGTGGAAGGGATCTGCCGGGTGGTCACGCTCGACGAGATCCGCGAGAACGATTTCAACCTGAACATCCCCCGCTACGTGGAGCCGGTGATCGAGGAAGAATCCATAACCATCGATCAGGCCATCGCCAATCTCAAGGAATCGCTGCAGGCGGCATATGCAGCCGAGGATCGGTTGAAGGCCTTGCTCGAAAAAGAAGGGTTGATGGCATGA
- a CDS encoding gamma-glutamylcyclotransferase: MNIGDTANLNTNPEDTPETILRLFVYGTLKRGYWNHQRFCAQARNIEPAVVWGRLYHLHAGFPALEVPEGLILARGTSDPLTDARRQQEIGTPRFGRPTGDWDLIHGELVTFTDPQRDLPPIDRLEGFRPGGHSMYQRVMVAVLCGRTPIPAWTYWMSYPPYTERVASGQWLRP; the protein is encoded by the coding sequence ATGAACATTGGAGACACCGCGAACCTGAACACAAACCCGGAAGACACTCCCGAGACCATCCTCCGGCTCTTCGTCTACGGCACCCTGAAACGGGGCTACTGGAACCATCAACGCTTCTGCGCCCAGGCCCGCAACATCGAACCGGCCGTGGTCTGGGGCAGGCTCTACCACCTCCACGCCGGTTTCCCGGCCCTCGAAGTGCCGGAGGGTCTGATCCTGGCCCGAGGCACCTCCGATCCACTGACCGACGCCCGCAGGCAGCAGGAGATTGGCACACCGCGCTTCGGTCGCCCGACCGGTGACTGGGATCTGATCCATGGGGAACTGGTGACCTTCACCGACCCACAACGCGACCTGCCGCCCATCGACCGGCTGGAAGGCTTCCGGCCCGGCGGACATAGCATGTACCAGCGGGTGATGGTGGCGGTGCTGTGCGGGCGCACCCCGATTCCAGCCTGGACCTACTGGATGTCATACCCTCCATACACGGAAAGAGTCGCCAGCGGCCAGTGGTTACGTCCGTGA
- a CDS encoding AAA family ATPase: protein MIKRINVLKGVGRFSALNSTPGSEGDFSELNIIYASNSCGKSTLCDVFRSLDTGNSAYVIGRKQLGSNTQQEIVVLLEQGQTTRFQNAQWHERENCPPIHVYDDRFVAENVFIGHHISLDQRRNLYGLVIGDQAITLKQAVDDAEQQLSSATSALNTAQTNLTRLIPTGYTADSFRNLDAVEDVDNKITEAASGLKSAEQTKAKAEAIQARSLLGAVPIAEVPEILESVLNATLDAAALAAEAKIRDHLAATSQGLPIGWVKQGFDSQTSTACPHCGQEMQGLEILEAYRSFFSGELQEQERLRESTRSTVRATFGETAQNQLRQVLASHGTERDWWRDAAGYEFTLPEIGDIASVLALLQEAYQAVGSALDRKRANPASAISLTGEESAAITTWSEKAAELGAYNQALEAINTELRDRQANAGVIDLVPLQQRLSSLNAAKKRHEQETINAYAAYGTATNQKNLAQQEKQRANEALREQSNQLFERYGSRINDLLTLFGADFRIVNDGVTFRGGPSGQLAIELSGVRIAATPEAASDPSQISLANTLSGGDRSALALAFFLAKVEMAPDVGRSIVVFDDPYHNQDRSRRQCTIEQIHHLTGIAKQCFVLSHDLEFARAVERRPGTQAKTFVVNPLINPATLEARSLPPLPSQAYLKNYHLLHHYSENPADHLGHLKQVADTLRVILEEYFRLKFPKAWAENDWLGDMIRKIREAQIGTPLSLCHPLVEELGYINTYSQRFHHGGTGEVADEPEARELKTYVDRALKVIHAGGNI, encoded by the coding sequence ATGATTAAGCGCATAAATGTACTAAAGGGAGTTGGTCGTTTCTCCGCATTGAATTCAACACCGGGTTCGGAAGGTGACTTTTCTGAACTGAACATCATTTACGCGAGCAATTCATGCGGGAAGAGTACCCTGTGCGATGTGTTCCGCTCTCTTGATACTGGCAATTCTGCTTACGTAATCGGTCGAAAGCAACTTGGCTCCAATACGCAGCAAGAGATTGTCGTTTTATTGGAACAGGGGCAGACAACCCGTTTTCAAAACGCTCAATGGCATGAGCGCGAGAATTGTCCGCCAATTCATGTCTACGATGACCGGTTTGTGGCGGAGAATGTATTCATTGGACATCACATCAGTCTTGATCAGCGACGAAATCTGTATGGCCTTGTAATCGGTGATCAGGCTATCACCTTGAAACAGGCTGTTGATGACGCAGAACAACAACTAAGCAGTGCTACCTCTGCATTGAATACAGCACAGACAAACCTTACCCGATTGATTCCCACAGGATACACAGCAGACTCTTTCAGAAACCTAGACGCTGTTGAGGATGTAGATAATAAAATCACTGAGGCGGCCAGTGGGCTCAAATCCGCCGAGCAGACAAAAGCGAAGGCTGAAGCCATACAAGCGCGTAGCCTGTTGGGTGCAGTTCCAATAGCCGAAGTGCCAGAGATATTGGAAAGTGTCTTGAACGCTACACTGGATGCCGCTGCCTTAGCTGCTGAAGCCAAAATTAGGGATCACCTCGCAGCAACCTCACAAGGGCTTCCTATAGGCTGGGTTAAACAAGGTTTCGATTCACAAACCAGCACGGCTTGTCCTCACTGTGGGCAGGAGATGCAGGGTCTCGAAATTCTTGAGGCATATCGATCTTTCTTCTCTGGTGAGCTTCAAGAACAAGAACGCCTTCGTGAATCCACGAGAAGTACTGTGAGAGCTACTTTCGGGGAAACCGCGCAAAATCAGCTTCGACAGGTTCTAGCCTCTCACGGAACGGAGAGAGATTGGTGGAGGGATGCTGCAGGTTACGAATTCACGCTCCCGGAAATTGGCGATATCGCAAGTGTATTGGCTTTGCTTCAAGAAGCCTATCAGGCGGTAGGTTCTGCGTTAGATCGAAAGAGAGCCAACCCGGCTAGTGCTATTTCCCTCACCGGTGAAGAGTCTGCAGCAATAACTACCTGGAGTGAGAAGGCTGCGGAATTGGGTGCGTACAATCAAGCGCTTGAAGCAATAAATACGGAATTGCGAGATCGCCAGGCAAACGCTGGGGTGATTGATCTCGTGCCATTGCAGCAGCGACTTTCCAGTTTGAATGCGGCCAAGAAAAGACATGAGCAAGAGACCATAAACGCTTACGCTGCATACGGTACCGCTACTAACCAGAAAAATTTAGCGCAACAGGAGAAGCAACGAGCTAATGAAGCGCTTCGCGAGCAATCAAACCAACTGTTTGAACGTTATGGTTCTCGAATCAATGATTTGTTGACTCTATTCGGAGCGGATTTTCGAATTGTCAACGATGGGGTGACCTTCAGAGGTGGGCCGTCGGGTCAACTTGCGATCGAACTAAGCGGGGTAAGGATTGCTGCCACGCCAGAGGCTGCTTCTGATCCCTCGCAAATTTCTCTCGCGAATACGCTCAGTGGCGGCGACCGAAGCGCATTGGCTCTTGCGTTTTTCTTGGCAAAGGTGGAAATGGCACCCGATGTCGGTAGATCAATAGTGGTTTTTGACGATCCTTACCATAATCAAGATCGCAGCCGAAGACAGTGCACTATTGAGCAAATTCATCATCTGACTGGTATTGCAAAACAGTGTTTTGTGCTCTCGCATGATCTTGAATTCGCGCGTGCAGTCGAAAGACGGCCCGGCACACAGGCAAAGACCTTTGTCGTAAATCCGCTTATCAACCCAGCAACATTAGAGGCGCGGTCCTTACCGCCTCTGCCGAGTCAAGCCTATCTGAAGAATTATCACCTTCTTCACCACTACTCCGAAAACCCTGCCGACCATCTTGGTCATCTCAAACAAGTTGCGGACACTCTTCGCGTGATTCTAGAAGAGTACTTTCGACTCAAATTCCCAAAAGCCTGGGCTGAGAATGATTGGCTAGGGGACATGATTCGGAAGATCCGTGAAGCACAGATTGGGACGCCTCTATCCCTTTGCCATCCATTGGTAGAAGAGCTTGGATATATCAATACGTATAGCCAACGCTTTCATCACGGTGGAACTGGTGAGGTGGCCGACGAACCAGAAGCCAGAGAGCTTAAGACTTATGTAGATAGAGCTCTGAAAGTAATTCATGCCGGAGGCAACATATGA
- a CDS encoding glucosamine 6-phosphate synthetase has translation MCGQVGIIFGRKRRRPDERDYLREVFVRMLLHSEERGPHASGLAWLKTDGSHRIFKRPMRAHELVYEKTFQELLGQVDNETTILMGHTRWRTRGNEFNNRNNHPIRAGIVIGTHNGTIYNADYLFRRLGLPRYAEVDSELIFRLADRFAPEGPIDQDGLKKALALCRGQMSAVLASRLDPGTITVLKGNKPLCLRIHRQHRVVLYASDDTFIDFAVDNEKGWRELEVPPMTMLTIRHEDVRAIENSEFRFIPQERKGTLPEGVNA, from the coding sequence ATGTGCGGACAAGTAGGCATCATCTTCGGCCGCAAGCGCAGACGGCCCGACGAGCGGGATTACCTGCGCGAGGTCTTCGTCCGCATGCTGCTGCACAGCGAGGAGCGCGGCCCGCACGCCTCCGGTCTGGCCTGGCTCAAGACCGACGGCAGTCACCGCATCTTCAAGCGGCCGATGCGGGCGCACGAGCTGGTCTACGAGAAGACGTTCCAGGAACTGCTCGGGCAGGTCGACAACGAGACCACCATCCTCATGGGGCATACCCGCTGGCGCACCCGGGGCAACGAGTTCAACAACCGCAACAACCATCCCATCCGGGCCGGAATCGTCATCGGCACCCACAACGGCACCATCTACAACGCCGATTATCTGTTCCGCCGCCTCGGGCTGCCGCGCTACGCCGAGGTGGACAGCGAGCTGATCTTCCGCCTGGCCGACCGCTTCGCGCCCGAAGGCCCCATCGACCAGGACGGCCTGAAGAAGGCGCTTGCCCTTTGTCGCGGCCAGATGAGCGCCGTGCTGGCCTCGCGGCTCGACCCCGGCACCATCACCGTGCTCAAGGGCAACAAGCCGCTTTGCCTGCGCATCCACCGCCAGCACCGAGTGGTGCTCTACGCCTCGGACGACACCTTCATCGACTTCGCCGTGGACAACGAGAAGGGCTGGCGCGAGCTGGAGGTGCCGCCCATGACCATGCTCACCATCCGCCACGAGGATGTGCGGGCCATCGAAAACAGCGAATTCCGCTTCATACCCCAGGAGCGCAAAGGGACACTGCCCGAAGGAGTGAATGCATGA
- a CDS encoding helix-turn-helix domain-containing protein — translation MAEMEDRWLSVDEIGKYLGVSSDTVYRWIDKHAMPAHRMGRLWKFKKDEVDEWVKAGGAADKSKQDQAE, via the coding sequence ATGGCCGAGATGGAAGACCGCTGGTTATCAGTAGACGAGATAGGCAAGTACCTCGGTGTCAGCAGTGACACCGTTTACCGCTGGATCGACAAGCATGCGATGCCCGCCCATCGCATGGGCCGTCTTTGGAAGTTCAAGAAAGACGAGGTTGACGAGTGGGTGAAGGCTGGCGGCGCGGCGGACAAGAGCAAACAGGATCAAGCTGAATGA
- a CDS encoding DUF5049 domain-containing protein, whose amino-acid sequence MKILIRSTTLDGEPIPGSGETLQAADCLEVVELMRGQTPFTASRAPRDYMTEVLSGIEGGPTQPLPEAAAAAAAEFLTRLARHGLIEFLPDDKASDPWPERFLEALETVRLSGRTNMLDHPEVTRLTAEMGYPEVAEWLADHRREYAAFVLEGTRPLGKNFGGKEDPAPCADK is encoded by the coding sequence ATGAAGATTCTGATCCGCTCCACCACGCTGGACGGCGAGCCAATCCCCGGCAGCGGGGAAACCCTGCAGGCCGCCGACTGCCTCGAAGTTGTCGAGTTGATGCGCGGCCAGACACCGTTTACCGCCAGCCGAGCGCCCCGGGACTACATGACCGAGGTGCTCTCCGGCATCGAAGGCGGGCCGACCCAGCCGTTGCCGGAGGCCGCCGCCGCTGCGGCCGCTGAGTTTCTCACCCGCCTGGCCCGGCACGGCCTGATCGAGTTTCTGCCCGACGACAAGGCCAGCGATCCCTGGCCGGAACGCTTCCTCGAAGCTCTGGAGACGGTGCGGCTCTCCGGGCGCACCAACATGCTCGACCACCCGGAGGTGACCCGGCTGACCGCCGAGATGGGTTACCCGGAGGTGGCCGAGTGGCTGGCGGACCACCGGCGGGAATACGCAGCCTTCGTTCTCGAAGGGACGAGACCGCTCGGCAAGAACTTCGGCGGCAAGGAGGACCCGGCACCATGTGCGGACAAGTAG
- a CDS encoding type II toxin-antitoxin system Phd/YefM family antitoxin encodes MKLSSQIKPISYLKAHAAEIVRNLSGQGEPLVITQNGEAKVVMQDIESYEQTQETMALLKILALGSRQIEDGKVQPAGDAIQRLRGRSKNR; translated from the coding sequence ATGAAACTATCAAGTCAGATCAAACCGATCAGTTACCTGAAGGCACATGCCGCAGAAATCGTGCGTAACCTGTCGGGGCAAGGTGAACCCCTGGTCATCACTCAGAATGGCGAAGCCAAGGTCGTGATGCAGGACATCGAAAGTTATGAGCAAACCCAGGAGACCATGGCCCTTCTGAAGATTCTCGCGCTCGGCTCGCGTCAGATCGAGGATGGCAAAGTCCAGCCCGCCGGTGATGCCATTCAGCGGCTTCGAGGCCGGAGCAAGAATCGCTGA
- a CDS encoding HsdR family type I site-specific deoxyribonuclease: MFNEENTVEQMVLDTLCEGVSSNMVAEERACYGGEVKSWRFIAAEELPRQHSDVLVESVVRDALIRLNPEIKAQPDRADEVLYRLRTIPLSVQSEGLVRANELFAEWLRGEKSMPFGERGEHTPVRLIDFENLSNNDYVVTNQWVYPVKEGGRRFDIIMLVNGIPLVIGEAKTPVRPAVTWVDGASDIHNGYEQSVPQMFVPNVLSFATEGKCYRYGSVRMPIDIWGPWHEGENKAEGTLTDVQRSIRSMLRPHVVLDILQNFTLFATDKKHRRIKIISRYQQYEAANLMVARVVKGYPKKGLIWHFQGSGKSLLMVFAAQKLRMHRKLGNPTVMIVVDRIDLDTQITATFNAADIPNMIGAATRQELQSLLAADTRKIIITTIHKFGEADGRLNERSNIIVMVDEAHRTQEGDLGRKMRDALPNAFLFGLTGTPINKRDRNTFWAFGADEDEQGYMSRYSFQDSIRDKATLPLHFEAVDVKLHINKDAIDEAYSQMTDELSELDRDDLAKRAAKMAVLIKAPARVNAICQHIVKHFQEKVEPNGFKAQVVTFDRECCVLYKKAMDELVGPEASAIVMHTQGGKSDEYAEWKLAKDEEEKLLDRFRDPNDPLKFLIVTSKLLTGFDAPILQVMYLDKPMKDHNLLQAICRTNRVYPGKTHGLIVDYLGIFDDVATALDFDEKAVQKVITNLDELKKELPGVVARCLAFFPGVDRTVGGYEGLIAAQDCLPDNETRDKFAAEYSVLSRLWEALSPDPCLGLYEKDYKWLTQVYESVKPPSGNGKLLWHALGAKTIELVHENVHLETVRDDLDTLVMDAEVLEGLLDAKDPDKKSKEIEIKLIARLRKHKDNPKFVALGERLEKLKERHEQGLLHSLDFLKELLTLAREVVQAEKQVDPVDEQAKAKAALTELFAEVKNGKTPMVIERIVTDIDEIVRLVRFPGWQNTKAGEREVQKALRKVIYVKYQVKDQDLFDKAFGYIRQYY; encoded by the coding sequence ATGTTTAACGAAGAAAACACTGTCGAACAGATGGTTCTCGACACGCTCTGCGAGGGCGTATCTTCGAACATGGTTGCCGAAGAGCGTGCCTGTTACGGTGGTGAGGTCAAGAGTTGGCGCTTTATCGCTGCAGAAGAGTTACCGCGTCAGCACTCCGATGTGCTGGTGGAGTCGGTGGTACGCGATGCCCTCATTCGCCTGAACCCGGAAATCAAGGCCCAGCCCGACCGCGCCGACGAGGTGCTCTATCGCCTGCGAACCATCCCATTGTCAGTGCAGAGCGAAGGCCTCGTGCGGGCCAACGAGCTGTTTGCCGAATGGCTGCGGGGCGAGAAGTCCATGCCCTTCGGTGAACGCGGCGAACATACGCCCGTGCGCCTGATCGACTTCGAGAATCTCAGCAACAACGATTACGTGGTCACCAACCAGTGGGTCTATCCGGTCAAGGAGGGTGGCCGGCGCTTTGACATCATCATGCTGGTCAATGGTATCCCGCTGGTGATCGGTGAAGCCAAAACACCGGTGCGCCCGGCGGTGACCTGGGTGGATGGGGCCAGCGACATCCACAACGGCTACGAACAGAGCGTACCGCAGATGTTCGTGCCTAACGTCCTCTCTTTTGCTACCGAGGGTAAGTGCTATCGCTATGGTTCGGTGCGCATGCCTATCGATATCTGGGGGCCGTGGCACGAGGGCGAGAACAAGGCCGAGGGAACGCTTACAGATGTACAGCGCTCCATCCGCTCCATGCTGCGCCCTCATGTGGTGCTGGACATCCTGCAGAACTTCACCCTGTTCGCCACCGACAAGAAACACCGGCGCATCAAGATCATCTCCCGCTATCAGCAGTACGAGGCCGCCAATCTGATGGTGGCCCGCGTGGTGAAGGGTTATCCCAAGAAGGGCCTGATCTGGCATTTCCAGGGCTCGGGCAAGTCGCTGCTGATGGTGTTCGCGGCGCAGAAGCTGCGGATGCACCGCAAGCTCGGCAACCCCACGGTGATGATCGTGGTGGACCGCATCGACCTGGACACCCAGATCACCGCCACCTTCAACGCCGCCGATATCCCGAACATGATCGGAGCCGCCACCCGGCAGGAACTGCAAAGCCTGCTGGCGGCCGATACCCGCAAGATCATCATCACCACCATTCACAAGTTCGGCGAGGCGGACGGCCGCCTGAACGAGCGCTCGAACATCATCGTGATGGTGGACGAGGCGCACCGCACCCAGGAAGGCGACTTGGGCCGCAAGATGCGCGACGCGCTGCCCAATGCCTTTCTCTTTGGCCTGACCGGCACGCCGATCAACAAGCGGGACCGCAACACCTTCTGGGCCTTCGGCGCGGACGAGGATGAGCAGGGCTATATGAGCCGCTACTCGTTCCAGGACTCGATCCGGGACAAGGCCACGCTGCCACTGCATTTCGAGGCGGTGGACGTGAAGCTGCACATCAACAAGGACGCCATCGACGAAGCCTACTCGCAGATGACCGATGAGCTGAGCGAGTTGGATCGTGACGACCTGGCCAAGCGGGCCGCCAAGATGGCGGTGCTGATCAAGGCCCCGGCACGGGTGAACGCCATCTGCCAGCACATCGTCAAGCACTTCCAGGAGAAGGTGGAGCCGAACGGCTTCAAGGCCCAAGTGGTGACCTTCGACCGTGAGTGTTGCGTGCTCTACAAGAAGGCCATGGACGAATTGGTCGGTCCGGAGGCCAGCGCCATCGTCATGCACACCCAGGGCGGGAAGTCCGACGAGTACGCGGAATGGAAGCTGGCCAAGGACGAGGAGGAAAAGCTACTCGACCGCTTCCGCGATCCGAACGACCCGCTCAAGTTCCTGATCGTCACTTCCAAGCTGCTGACCGGCTTCGATGCCCCCATTCTGCAGGTGATGTATCTCGACAAGCCGATGAAGGATCACAACCTGCTGCAGGCCATCTGCCGCACCAACCGTGTGTACCCCGGCAAGACCCACGGCCTGATCGTGGATTACCTCGGCATCTTCGATGACGTGGCCACGGCCCTCGATTTCGATGAAAAGGCGGTGCAGAAGGTCATCACCAATCTGGACGAGCTCAAGAAGGAGCTGCCCGGCGTGGTGGCGAGATGCCTGGCGTTCTTCCCTGGCGTGGACCGCACCGTTGGCGGCTACGAGGGGCTGATCGCGGCGCAGGATTGCCTGCCGGATAACGAGACCCGGGACAAATTCGCGGCGGAATACTCGGTGCTCTCCCGTCTGTGGGAGGCGCTGTCTCCCGACCCCTGTCTCGGCCTATATGAAAAGGACTACAAGTGGCTGACCCAGGTGTATGAATCGGTAAAGCCGCCGAGCGGCAACGGCAAGCTGCTCTGGCACGCCCTGGGGGCCAAGACCATCGAGCTGGTGCATGAGAACGTGCATTTGGAAACGGTGCGTGACGATCTGGACACCCTGGTAATGGACGCCGAGGTCCTCGAAGGGCTGCTCGATGCCAAGGACCCGGACAAGAAATCCAAGGAAATCGAGATCAAGCTCATCGCCCGCCTGCGCAAGCACAAGGACAATCCGAAGTTCGTCGCCTTGGGCGAACGCCTCGAAAAGCTCAAGGAGAGGCACGAACAGGGCCTGCTCCACAGCCTCGACTTCCTCAAGGAGTTGCTGACCCTGGCCAGGGAGGTCGTCCAGGCCGAGAAGCAGGTGGACCCGGTCGATGAACAGGCCAAGGCCAAAGCGGCCCTAACCGAACTGTTCGCCGAGGTGAAGAACGGCAAGACGCCGATGGTGATCGAGCGGATCGTGACCGACATCGACGAGATCGTGCGCCTGGTCCGGTTCCCCGGCTGGCAAAACACCAAGGCCGGAGAGCGCGAGGTCCAGAAGGCCCTGCGCAAAGTGATTTACGTGAAGTACCAGGTCAAGGACCAGGATCTGTTCGACAAGGCGTTCGGATATATCCGGCAGTACTATTGA